The genomic stretch AATATCTAAATAATCACCATAATCGTCAAATTGAGCAGAGAAGGTGTTCGACTGAAAGAAAGATAAAATATTCAGGAAAATGAAAATAGGGAAAATATTAAGTCACCTTGAACCCTCCAGCTGGTGAATATATCTTTAAATTTTCAAGAACACATTTTGTAAAGCACTTTGCCTCATTGCTGATTCCCTCAAAAATCATCCATACGGTTGCAGCTTGTTCCCGTGCAGTGTTACCATCGCCGACATGCAAATCAAAGCATCTTGTATATATAAATAACGCATCATCCGGAGAAAAAGAAACATTCGTCTGTTCTTCAATGTCTTCCTCATCTTCATCCCTGCACCGGCTAGTAGGGCACAAATTGCCATCGATTTTCCTGACCTCTTTGGCAACAGTTTCAGGGTTGTAGGCAGTTCCGGGATCATTGTTACCGTAAATTTCTCTGAAATCGATTACGTCTCTCCACTGCTCGAAGCTATCGCTGTACACCATGCACTCGAAAAAGACAAATGCTTTCTTATCCTTCGCTTTTTGCGTACTAGCATTGCACTTTTCAATAGACGAATTGACTTGTTTGTTGAGATAATGAGTTAAACTAAAATCTTTAATGATTCGCTCGATCTGCAAAAAAATCGAATGAAAAATATCCAATATTGATGAATTCCATAATTAACCTTAACGTCGCCTTGTTCCGTGAGATAACCGAATTCACTAAAAATGCAGTACACATGATTTTCCTCACCAGCTTCCTCGATAATGATGTATTGTCGCAATTCACAAAGCCGCTGTTTCAATGGTTCTGATAAACTCCGCTCACATCTTTCTATTCCGGACGATTGGTTGGACTTTGCAAACATCGACATTGTGctcttaaaaacaaaaaattgcaacataagaaactcaaacaaaaacaaaaactttaaATTTATTCATTACAAACCATAAaatacagaagttttgtaacgATTTTCAAAAACGCCATCGCAGCGAAACTATTCGTACGCGAGATGAACGATCTTTATTGATGGATCTTTTTCTAACCAATGCAACTCATTCATAAATGATCTTTTATAGCGCACTTGAAGTTTGCGGATGAATGTTTGTTCAACTGATATGATAATCACGTCAATGTTGATACACATTCGTATATTTACATTCCAGTGCCAGCTACAGATGTCAGAATAGTATTGTTGTCAGTGATTGTTTGATGTTCAAGTATTAAACTTGCATTCTACTAAATCATCAATTGAATATATTGAACATTTTTCTGAATGAAAATTATTCTATTCCGACAAGTTATCGATAGTAAATCAAATCGCACTGTACATCGTACCAGGTACATATCTCTACGCAGTGCAATGTGCAGTTGAAAATTACCCGCTGGAAAAATGCTGCATAGAAGCAGTATTGATCCCGCCAGATTGTAAACCCCATGCATATGCTCGATATGCAAAGCTTGTCCAAACATTGCCCAAccctacgaaaaaaaaacaccagaaCCTAAGGCCAATGAATCGAAGACCtacaaacataaataaaaaaaaaatatcgtcgAGTGGTTTTCTCGCCATGGTGTTTGCCGTAAACATAAGACCGGCAGCAGAGTCTGAGCAGAAAAAGTGCAACCAAACAACGGGAGGTCATTCATGCAAACTGACAATCACCGCCACGACGACCGCTGCACCGCCGGATACGCGAGACGGGTTGTCTCGTCTGCCACGTACACATACCTACTCCCGAACGGACAAGTCTATTTCGATAAGTGATAAATGCGCTTGCACTTTCAACTGCCATGAATGAGATTCTTTCTGGTGTGATACGTACGAGCCTCTGCGTATGTTTGCCCCAAGTGTTCAAATCCGCGGGGACTCCAAACGTCGCGGTGCGGTTTAGATAGCATCAGTCAATAATTTAAAGTACCACATGTGAGCGTGAATCCCTTGCATAACTCGTTTACACCCGGCTAAACAGGCCGATACCCTAATGGCAGTCAGCAGTCAGCAATCAGCGTTGAATCGCAACCAATTCGATTTAAATCGATCCAATTTACGTCCCCAGCCCCCTCTGTTTATGGATGAGAAAATTTCCCACAAGTCGGACCACTTTCCAAAATCGGGTCAGCGAAGGTAAAACCCCTCCCAGGCAGCTTCCAGTGATTAGAAATTGATAGGCAGATCGTTTTTATGTTTGCCTGGCCATGACCACGCCACTGTCCGCGAGCAGGGTATAAATCAATGTTTACACTCGGGCTGAGGTAATCTCGAAATCGAGCACTTTTGTGGACCCCGGCTTCTGTGGCCCACCGGCGCAGCGACACCCAAATCCGTTTTGCATAATTGGTTTACCCGTTTTCGGAAGTCTAGCTAGGCTCTTTCCATTCCTCACGACGCGATTCGATTCGTCGTGAACTGCCGAGCTGATATGTATGTGAGTTTCCTTTAATGTAATATTATTAGCTGCTAACGGTTTCGATATCTTCACACCGAGATTAGTTGGTTGGTTGGAACGGTGGAGGGAATTCAGTTGGCATACCATTCGATCAATCGAGATCGAAGAAAGTTGGCGCACGGTCTAGGGAGAATTACGATACCTAGAGGCTTCTGGTGAACGATGACTGCGAGGGCAGTGTTGCTAGTTTGGCGGGTTCGAAGTTGAGTTTGATATAGTTCAACATTCCCGTAAAAGATCTCTTTAAACTTGGTTGTGCAAATGAACTTATCAACTTCGGAGGAGTCGATTGCAAAGACATCGTAATAAGCTTTAGATGGAGAGCCCTAATTGCATATATTAAAGACAAAAAATTTTTGGTCGTTATGGTAGCTTAGTTTGAGATTTGGCAACAAGTCAGTCAGCCAAGTCGAGTCAGAATTAACATCACCAGTTTTGTATTGCTGCATGAGGGAAGGAATTCGATCGTAGATTTCGATTCAGCTGACCACCAACTGGAATCATTTAACAAAAATCTATATCTAACAAAACTGTAATTGTGCGAGTAGAAATTCGATATCCTATGTCATGGTGTAATCCATGGTGGTGGTTGCAAAGATCTTCTAGTTTTGAATTTTGGAGGAGATTGGCTAGAATTTACATCCTTATTCAAGTCATATCTATTTCAAACTCAGTACTAATAATATTGCAAGGTATTTAGTCGAACTATGCATTATAGAATGGAAGTTTTTAAAACCTATCTTCTGAGTATTCATACATATTGTGAGGAATTCTCTTTTATTGTAGGAAGTTTCATATTATGTAATTTATATTGTCGCGGCAAATGGTTCTTGGTTTAACAAGGTCCGATCAtcgtaaagttttttgtattcACGAGTTTCATGCTAATGTGACCAGCGGTTGGCAGCATTCTACAGATTTCCACGAAAGTTTGGTTTTCCAATCAATCTCTCTATTGAGTGCCACCTGTGTCA from Wyeomyia smithii strain HCP4-BCI-WySm-NY-G18 chromosome 3, ASM2978416v1, whole genome shotgun sequence encodes the following:
- the LOC129732107 gene encoding 37 kDa salivary gland allergen Aed a 2-like, which encodes MAFLKIVTKLLYFMSTMSMFAKSNQSSGIERCERSLSEPLKQRLCELRQYIIIEEAGEENHVYCIFSEFGYLTEQGDVKIERIIKDFSLTHYLNKQVNSSIEKCNASTQKAKDKKAFVFFECMVYSDSFEQWRDVIDFREIYGNNDPGTAYNPETVAKEVRKIDGNLCPTSRCRDEDEEDIEEQTNVSFSPDDALFIYTRCFDLHVGDGNTAREQAATVWMIFEGISNEAKCFTKCVLENLKIYSPAGGFKSNTFSAQFDDYGDYLDINEEQYNIFLSNLERKSAAEDSCEKVHISFIDIYRSYGEIIQKLLHHPNQTKSIFNRNLPHIKLPHETYPAFCERNYQDVLHGKLCEVRKFLHDDQHKDSLKELISCIFKGFRYLSASNDVKASEVRRDFALIGKLNRQSSKDIHVCTVKAQQTCADERAYYLYGCLLNSTSSTDFKEAFENKEIISGNYDRVINGVSYNREQVQAEIRQIDSKICTGATK